A window of Rhododendron vialii isolate Sample 1 chromosome 11a, ASM3025357v1 genomic DNA:
ACATATTAGACatcttagaatttttaaagatgtCATTAAAAGAAATGGCTTGGTCGTCTCTGCCCCTAAAATGAAATTGTTTCAGACAAAAGTTAGATTTTTAGGGCATAATATTTATCAAGAGAAAATTATCCCTATTGATAGGAGCATAGAATTTGCCTTTAAATTTTCAGATGAGATAAGAGATAATACCCAATTACAAAGGTTTCTTGGAAGTCTTAATTATATAGGAGACTATTACAATGAATTAGCCCAGGATTCGGCTCCCTTATATGAGCGTCTTCGGAAGAATCCTCCTCATTGGACGGAACATCATACTAAGGCTGCCCAAAAGATAAAATTAAAAGCAAAACAATTGCCTTGTTTAGCAAGGGTCAGCCTTGAGCCCGTAcctttttgccttagttatggatgaattgactagacaattttaGGAGGATATCctatggtgtatgatgtttgcagatgacattgtcctcgtagatgaaaccgctagaggtgttaatatgAAACTAGAAATTatgagggaagcattagagtcaaagggtttttgaataagtaggagtaaaactaagtatatggtgtgcaagtttagtggtaccagcagtgcgcaagaagaaagagtgatgatccaagatcaagagatacctaagagtgatcattttagataCTTAAGCTCAatcattagtagagatggagagattttcgatgatgtgacccatagaaTCCAAGTGGGGTGACTCAAGTGGAAGAGCGCTATTGGTGTACTGTATGACAAGAGGGTACCTAttaaattgaagggaaaattctatggaactgctatcagaccagcgatgctttacgagatagaatgttggcctattaagaaacaacaggtgaacaagatgaatatagaaaaaatgagaatgttgaggtggatgtgtggtgagactagaagagacaggattagaaatgaaacggttcgtgagatggttGGTATAGTacccatagaagagaagttaagagaaaataggctaagatggtttcagcatatctaccgtagaccaggagatgcagtagttaagagagcagataTGATAGCTTTAGGTAGCAATGCTACGTGGAGggatagacctaaattgacattagatgctgtggggcgcaacgatatgagtatagtaggtttgtgtgaacaagtggcccttgacagagctcaatggaggaaaatgattcatgtagccgcctctaagtgattgggacttaaggctcggtttggtttggtttggtttgtagcAATCGCTAATCCTGAATGGAGGAAAATTGTTAAAACAGATGCTTCTAATATTGGATATGGTGGTATCTTAAAGCAATATAACCCAAATACTGCAAAGGAAGAATTGGTTAGATTCACTTCGGGACTTTTTAGGAATGCCCAGGCTAATTACAgcacaataaagaaagaaattctttctattgTTAAATGAATAAACAAATTTTAGGATGATTTGTTAAATCAACGTTTTTTACTTACAGTGGAATGTAGTGCAGCCAAACAAGTTTTAAAACAAGATATAAAAAACCTTGCTTCAAAGCAAATTTTTGCTAAATGGCAGTTTGAATTATCTGCATTTGATTTTAATATTGAATAcataaaaggagaaaataattctctcCTTGATTTTCTTACTCGTGAATTTTTGCAGGGATAgttacaacaaaaaataattggcTGCTTAATATGGTAGATTTAATGGTTCAAAGGCGAATTATTATCCAACAATGGTTGAAATTACaacgaaatatttttcaaaCAGATTTCAAAATGACTATTCTTAAACGGTCGCACAATAGGTGTAATCTAATAAGATGGTTACATGCCAGAGAAGCAATGCTTCATCATTATCAAAAATATGGATCAGATGATGATCAAGATTGGGAAATTAAATGCCTTCAGTTGTTAATTCAATGTCTTCAGAATAAACTGAATATTTTGGCTGGTGCTTAATTTTGCAGCATGAATCGACCTCTTGATCAAGGACGTGGATGGGGAAATAATCCTCGAAAGGGTAGACCAAAGGTCACCTAAGCTGATGTCGAGGCCTACTTAAAGGCTCAAAGGCTCCAATTTCCATCTCTCCAAGATGCGGCTTCAGCATCATCATCACCTTCAACAAAGGAGGTGGTCCAATCTgaagaaattttcaaaacatcaGAAACAACAGAGACAATTATGATCCTGGAATCATAGGATGAATAATGGAAAGATGATCCCTGAGAAATTAAGTCCCGGTATATGGATATAATGAGTTATTCAGTTCCTGAGGGGAAATACACGTCATTTTATGAAGCAATGCTTATCCAATCTAGTTTAGTGGAAATTACTCACACTCATGAGAAAATTGGTTagaaaaatggaccaataaGTTATAGCAAAGCCATAATTAAGATGGTTTTGCCGGTTCAAAAGTGGAGAATTCACCCACAGAGATCAAAAGCTTTGTcaatcaaaaatgaaaatgaaattttagtaGTCCAATATAATTATTGGGACTATATTGAAGCTTAGACAGAAGCTTTCtattatcaaaatcaaaaaagaaaacactcaTGGTTTTCCAAATTATGTCCAAATCTTATTGGACAAAATGATTTCCCAAATTGGTTTATTGCTTGGTGGTCTAAATTCGGACTACGCTCAGACTATCTTCCACAAGAGCTACGGAAGGAAATGGAGTCCTTCATGCAATTTCAATCTCAACTAAGGGGACAAAATATTCCAGAAGGAAAACTCTTTCTCCAAGCAATGACAACTTGTGGAACCCCATGGATTTGGAAAATGGGATCCAAATTGGAATTGATAATTTAGGATTGCTAGTACTCCACCGAATTTTCCAGTAAAGATGGCGGAAGTTAGTTCAAATGGATGAACAGATTTTCAACAATTAAGTTGAAAAATCAGGAATTGAAGTAGCAAATACAATAGAGGGAAAAGCCTTCTatcaaaaatctttttttagAAATCTCTGCTcagataaaagcaaaaaatccATCTCTGCCGGATGATGAAATTGTGATCAAAACAATGGACTTCATGAAAGATCAATTTCTACAATCTGTTCATCAAACTGTCGATGATGTATCAATGACATCAGCAATGAGTAATGAAGAAAACAACAATCCTTTTGCCTGCTTAGCTGGGGAATCTCAAGACCCTTACGAAGACGAATGCAATACATCTACTGTTTGAGAGATTTCTGGGACAACATGATAGAGATAATGATTGCACAACTGACCTCTAGAAAAGTGAGAAAATAATCAATGATTCACTAATACAGCCAAAGATAACTTTCGACCACCTACTCCACCAATTATGGATGGCACAGTAGCACCAATTATAGGTGGCACTACACACTCAAATATTGGATACCATGTGACGATATTCTACGCGTTGACTTCACCTGAGTTTAATGGTATTGATGGAGATAAAGCTCCAATAAATATCAGTACGTAagcattttttattgaataattGAGCAACTTTGCGCGGTGAATTCATGCGGTAATTGTAGCACCGTTGCACTTTTATAGTAACTCTAAGCCCAATAAACCCTCCACCAAAAAAGGGGTTCGGCTCCCGTCCAATCCCGGCcagtcggtttttttttttccggcaaaTGTTGAGTTCGTTCAATGATTGGATTCGTCTATATTGTAGATCTCGTCGAGACACGTAACCATGTCAAACTCATGTCCATCCAATACCCGAtcgaaacacatttattttAGATAATCCAGTGTaggtatggttttttttttttcaaaataaattgattACGATCCACATTTTTTTGACGTGGTTATGATATCGGATGGATATGATTTTTGACATGGTTATGTGTCTCGACAAGATCTACAATATGGACGAATCTGATCATTGAATGAACTCGACGTTCGCTGAAAAAAGGCTGACTGGCCGAGTTTGGACAGGTTCAGTTCCTGTCCAGTTTATTTACTGTCCAGTCCAGTTTTGGGCCATTCTGGGCCCATCTGGGGctcacaacaatgatcggaatcgttcattttgtagaacttaTCGAATATGTCATCCATGCCAAAATTTAGCTTGATCAAACATCAATAGGTACATGGACGAAAcagatttgtacaagaaaaaagcgatgacaaaaattaagttgaaattaataattgccCATtgttttcatatacaaatctaTTTCGTTCATGTACCTATTGATGTTCAATCATGCTAATTTTTGGCATGGATGACATATTCGACGacctctacaaaatgaacgattccgatcattgttgtgggcccGGAATGGGCCCACAACGGCCCAAAACTGAACCGGACTGGACAGTAAAAAAACTGGACAGAAATTGAACCCGGTCTGGACGGTTACCGTCACTGGACGGGAGCCGAACCCCCCAAAAAAGCCCACAAACTTGTCTGCCCATTGCCGccgtctctctgtctctctcacaCGCCCGCTCACGCGCACACACATACTGACAATCAGTTGGAGTACGAACTTCGAAGATAGATTCCAATTGCAGCGAAACGTTtgttacctctctctctctctctctgtatgtatgtatgcatatAGTATGTTCATACATAGTATATTTTTGAATTGATCATCGCTCCTCAATTCTGCTGTTCTTTCCATACGTAGCTTCGTTACTTCTCGATTTCACCTTTCCAATCCTAAATTTCCGGATATACACATACACTCAACGATGAAGTAGTAACCATGTGTGCACTTGACTTTGCTTAGGGTTTCAAGTTGTCATCTCCTCACATGTTAGACAATGGCCGAAAACCCTAACAACAAAGCCCCAATCCAACCATCCCAACTACCGGAACCATTCCCAACCTATCTCCAAAACCCCCATGTGTCCGCAAGAGCTAGAATGCTCTGTGAAACCCTCGCTAGGGTCCCACCTCAAGAAGTCGAAACCGCCCTTTCATCCACGGGTATTGAACCCGTGTCCGAAATCGTAGAAGAAGTGCTCAAACTCTCGTACGGGTCCCCCGCAGCTGCTGTCAAGTTCTTTCGATGGGCCGGATTGAACCGGAAGCATTCGGCGTATGCTTGGAACCTTATGGTGGATTTGCTTGGGAAAAACAAGTTGTTTGAGCAAATGTGGGACGCGATTCGTTCCATGAAACAAGAAGGGGTTTTGCAAGTGGCCACTTTTGTTTCGGTGTTTGGGAGCTATTGCAGTGCAGGGAGGTTCAACGAAGCTATCATGACCTTTGATGTCATGGAAAAGTACGGGGTTACGCCTAATGTTGTGGCAGTGAACTCTCTGTTGAGTGCGATTTGTCGCGAGGATAATCAGACCCTTGTTGCGCTTGAGTTCTTCGAGCGGATTAAGACTAAGATTGCCCCGGATGCGGATTCGTTTGCCATTTTATTGGAAGGGTGGGAGAAAGAAGGGAACGTGGCGAAGGCGAATAATACGTTTGGGGAGATGGTGATTCGGGTCGGTTGGAGCCCGCAAAACATGTCTGCTTACGATGCTTTCTTGACAACTCTTGTTTGCGGGTCCCAGGTGGACGAGGCAATAAAGTTCCTTCAAGTCATGACTGGGAAGAACTGCTTGCCAGGTTTGAAATTCTTCTCTAATGCTCTTGATATTCTCACCAAGCAGAATGATTCAGCTCATGCTGTCCTATTGTGGGATATTATGGTTGGTAGCGGATTAGTACCCAATTTAATTATGTACAATGCAATAATTGGATTACTTTGCAACAACAATGACACCGATAACGCCTTGCGTTACCTTGATGAAATGGTGTTGTACGGTGCTTTCCCCGATTCTTTGACCTATAACATgattttccattgtttggttaaCAACAAGAAGGTTCGTGAAGCGAGTAAGTTCTTCTTTGAGATGATCAAGAATGAATGGCCTCCTACACATTCAAATTGCGCTGCGGCCATCACAATGTTTTTCGATGGTGATGATCCCGAGATGGCAATAGAAATTTGGAACTACATGGTTAAGAATCGTGTTTTGCCTCTTGAAGAGAGTGCGAATGTGTTGCTTATTGGGCTTTCTAATATGGGAAGGCTGAAAGAGTTGAGGAGGTTTGCAGAGTATATGCTTGATAGAAGGATTAATATTGATGAATCAACAATGACGAAGTTGAAACATGTTTTCTATAAGGAGGGTAGAAGTGCACGTGACTCATATGATAGTCTTTCAAGGAAGTGGAGATCTTCCTAGAAGTTGTGTGGTTGGAACTTTTGGTTCGATGCattggaaaatttattttatttttcatttccctttttgGAAGTTTGGGAGATCTCTTCGATGTGGCTGGTGTGTGGAAACACTATGACCACATCtggttttgaaaagaaattgaTGTTAAACTTGCCTGATTTGGTTCCTCATATGTTTGCATTGGGATGTGGTACAGTGGTATAATATGATTAGCTCTGTCTTCCTGTTCACAGATGCACCCTTCACGTTCATTAATTCTCTTGTTCCAGTGCTTCGTACCTACTCCATGTACATGTTTTAAATGCAGCTAACTTTTTTCTGGGGTGTTTTGGTGCTTTTTGAGGCTGTCAATTGAATTACAAAAATTCATGCATATTGCTTTGTTAGCTTCCATGTCCTTCACATCATTGTATTGATGGGACCTGGATGCTTTATTCCCTGCAGCTTCTTTCCTTTATGTGTGGTAACTTCTGTGTACACCTGAACGTGTGCTGTTTTCACTTTTATTGAGAAAGTAATTCCCTTCCCCCCTGCCTGCCCGCCCTTTTTTCCCCCGagtttttggattatttttctaatatttttttttaaaattctattTCTTGTTCTTTGCTATGGTTAGCAGCTGAAACACCGGTAGAGTTCCAAGGTGGTTAAGACACAACATTAGCCAGGATTAACTTCTACTTAGATCGTAATATTCTGTTTATCTTTTCTTTACAGTTTCCTACTTGCTAGAAAttaacctcttttttttcttagtcTCTCTCCTCCATTCTTACCGACATGCCCATTATTCCTCATTGAAAAGGCAAGAAGTCAGTCTGAAGTTTTGCCTAACTCTCCACCGTT
This region includes:
- the LOC131307666 gene encoding pentatricopeptide repeat-containing protein At1g77360, mitochondrial-like gives rise to the protein MAENPNNKAPIQPSQLPEPFPTYLQNPHVSARARMLCETLARVPPQEVETALSSTGIEPVSEIVEEVLKLSYGSPAAAVKFFRWAGLNRKHSAYAWNLMVDLLGKNKLFEQMWDAIRSMKQEGVLQVATFVSVFGSYCSAGRFNEAIMTFDVMEKYGVTPNVVAVNSLLSAICREDNQTLVALEFFERIKTKIAPDADSFAILLEGWEKEGNVAKANNTFGEMVIRVGWSPQNMSAYDAFLTTLVCGSQVDEAIKFLQVMTGKNCLPGLKFFSNALDILTKQNDSAHAVLLWDIMVGSGLVPNLIMYNAIIGLLCNNNDTDNALRYLDEMVLYGAFPDSLTYNMIFHCLVNNKKVREASKFFFEMIKNEWPPTHSNCAAAITMFFDGDDPEMAIEIWNYMVKNRVLPLEESANVLLIGLSNMGRLKELRRFAEYMLDRRINIDESTMTKLKHVFYKEGRSARDSYDSLSRKWRSS